The genomic window ctgcagggagcttgtccagggctgcagcctccaggtGAGGCTGTTGGAGGGATTCTCTTTCAAGCCCTTTgcttttttcccactttttcttGGCTGCTGTTTCCAGGGAAGGCTGGACAGAGTCACTGGGTGCTTCCTGCCCTGGAGATGGGGATTTGGGCTCCTTGTTTTTATGGGACAGAGGCAATTCTGAAGGTTTGGTCTGTAagggagctcctgctgtgctcagaTTGACCTTCAGCTCGGCACCTTTTGACTCCTTGTCCTCCCTCTTCtcatttttcctggggaagtCTCTCTCCATGGCCTTGCTGGGTCCCTTGGCTGCAGCAGACTCCTGCACCTCAGTGTGACCCATCTCTTTGCTGTGACCCTTAGACCCcagcatccagctggcagctctgctttcctctggctccatctcctccctggggctgccatgcAGCTCACTGGATTTTgggccctgctgtcctggggctggcacaggggaggtGTTTTTCTCCTCCAGGACATGACTCCCAGCTGTTATTTTAGCCTCCTGTGGCACatccagagctctgctcccaggggctGTTCCAGGACACACGGCTGGGTTCTGCCACTCCACCCCACAGGGAGCACTCCTGGCACCTCTGCAGGTTCCATTCTCCTCCCAGAACTCCATCCCTCTTGGCAGCTGGTTTCTCctttgtttgggtttctttttctttttcttcaccaTGGCACCTTCCAAATCCCAGTTTTCCTGGGGGGGATCTCTGCAGCTCTCCACAGGCTccatggggacactggtggCCTTTTTGTGAGGAACCCTAGAGCGAGGGGATGCTCCAGCACCACAGCCAAGCTCCACTGTGGAACAGGGgtctgctctgggctcaggACTCTTCTGCTGTGGGACACCTACAGGATGCTCCTCTGGCACATCTGTGAGAGGCACTGGGGCAGGTTTTGCTCTGCCAAACCCACGGTCCCTGGATTTGGGAGCTTGCCTGACTTGTGCAGTGGAAAGACCTGGAATACAGGAAGCCTGCTCAAACATCGAGGCCACTATTTGCTtgataaaagaaataataaatatattctctatgtggctgcagccctctcAAACAGGCCCTACAGGCAGGATTTCCCACTGGAACCACACCAGAGCCACCTCAGGAGGGCTGGGGTAGGTATTTACCCCAACACCTGTGTGATCTACCCCAAATCCGTCCACCAGTGCTATTTAAACACAAGTCTGACACAGGCTCTTACCCCACCAAAAAGCACCAGTTCTTGCAAGGACATGccattgctttttaaaaatgcattaagGATCCATTTTGTCTCAGCAAGACAAGATCAGAGAGAGCCTTTTTATATCTCTAGCTGGCATCCTTCCAGAGTGGGAAAACAGAAGTTTAGTGGGAAGATGGGAAGAGAGATCGGGGCAAGAGAGCCAAGtttccccagcagccagggaggaagcagggggaggcagagcctctgtgccagggtcacctgctgtgtccctggggaTGCCTCAGGGGCGAGCAGAGCAGCAGTTGTTTGTCACTCAGCCCTGGCCCACAAATCCTCCTCCACACCAAGTgtgagcagcaccagcccctcTGGAGGCTGGGTCAGTGGAGCAGGAGAAAATCACATCTTCCTTTGGCAATTGCACAGCTCGGTTGGGAAGGAGATCCTCCCTGGGAATATCCTCATGAGAATTACCAGTCCTTTGCAACACCAAAATAAAAGCCAGTGCTGATGGCAGAGATGGGAGCTCTGCaatcccccagcacagctgtgagcCAGTCCCAGTGATAAAGCACTCAGAGCACAGGGATTTGGGCTTTTAGTTTGAATGTGAGGGGAAAGAGCCTTGGAGAGGGCAGGGATCCGAGGGGAAGGGTGAGCCCAGCACCAGGAGCACTGAGAGCCACACAAAGACATTTCTGCTGGCCCAGGGGGccccacagccaggagcagaaggTGATGAGTTCCCAGAGGAGGCTTCCATGAGgaaatggaattattttttatgTTATGATTTCTGTCCTAcctgtgggctcctgcagggtTTTCCCTTCCTGAGGTTCTGTGTGTTGTACGTGGTTGTGCTCAGCCTCCTCCTTCTGTGTCTCACCATTCTCAGCAGGAGCAGATTTTTCTGGAAGGTCTTTATTTTCTAGTGCTTCTTTTGCCTCAGCTGGAACATGAAAGACAGGAACAGAAAGCTTCAGGTCTCAGGAGTGAGGCAGCCTGCAGCTAAACCCCAGCCCTTGCAAAGGGGTTAATTTTGTGTTTAACAGGAATGAGGTTTATGAGACATGGCTGGTTCATCCCCTCACAATCCCATTTCAGCAGCACTTTTATACCTGGCAGATGCCAAGGTGGGGGTAGAACACGAAGCAGGGGCTGTTTCAGGGCTTTTAAGCACAGGGTgagggtttgtttgggttttttcctctttgtaaTCAGCCCAGTTCAGACTATCCCAGCTTCCCACTGGGAATTCAAATCCAGAATGAGCTCCATTATCAGCCTGGAGTCCCTGGCTAATGCTGATCATCTTGTATTCATCTATACCTTCCAATACATCCACACAGCCACCACAACATTCCTCACTCTGCATAATTACAGCCAGTTTTCATTTGTAAGGCATAATTACAAGGGAGAGCAGTTCTCtctgtaattaattttatttaaattttaaatagaaaggGAAATGATGACAGGCCTTGGTACAACAGCCGTGCCGGGGGAAGGAAAGGACAAGGCCTGTGACTGTGCCCTGTGTCAGCAGGCACTGAaacctgctggggctgcactctggagcctggccctgcctgccggggccagagctgtgccctggctgcaTTTCCCACCTGCTGCCTCCGGGGGCTGCTTGCTTTTCCCGGGAATTTCCTCCTCCCGGGGGCTCGGGGGAGGTTTCCTGTCCTTCATCTCCTCTGAGTGATCCACACAAACTTCTGCGACTTTGGATTCCGCCTCCACCTTTGCTGTTGCTTCTGTAAATCGAATGCGAAAGAGTAAAAATTCCTGGTTTTAAATATAGATCAGATTAAATTAGATAAAATTCACTCCCTCGCTTAATTTTTTATCTTCTGTAAGGAACTGAAGGGTTTCCTCACTTTCAAAACCTGACTTTTAGGATCTTTCTACCTTCCTGCATTGTCTTGCACTTCCTCTTTCATTCACTCACCTGGGCCTCTCAGTCTCTACATTCTATtgggttgttggttttttttgttaaaacttCTCTCTTGAAATTTATCCTCATCATTAAACCAAAGAGTATTAGAAGGTAAGAAAAAATATCTCACTCCAACCCCATCCACAACCAATCCACATATgctgcctctgcccagggctgcttgCTGCATTTTAGTAATATaactataaaataaataaaattttggaGAGCAGTTTTCTCTCCAGAGGGATGGTGTCCCTGGAGAAatccacacagcacagcaacCTGCACATGGAAAACCAAACACGCCCTTCCCAGCATTCAGCACCTACAGGCATGCCAAGGAAAGGTCCCAGAATTATCAACTAAGCCTTTTAGGCTCTTCAGAAATTGTTTTCAAGAACCTCTGTTTGTcagctctgtgtcccacagGATCTGGGAGATtgcagggagagctgagggTGGTGGTGACACAGAGCCAAGCACCAGCAGGGATGAGCCAGCACCTCCCCATGGCTGTCCTCAGACCACTCAGCACTGCTCAGAATAGCAAATGacaatttaaaaatcattaaaaaccTCTAGTTTTATGTTTTGTAAGTGAAGAAACCCTGTGATGCATTTTCTGTGTctcctgagagcagagctgagctctcctCAAGGTGCTTCACCCAAAGCCAACCAATACTGGGCTCCCTGACctcagaggccttttccaacctgaattaCCCATGACTGGGGTTCTGGGATTTGGGCACACTCACCTGCAGGAGCCTTGTCCTGCTGAAGGGCAGCCTCAGATGTCAGCAGCTCCccagacacagcactgctgggggcagctgcagggccaggctgagctgccACGTTCCCACCATCCACAGCAGGGTCAGGCTTGGCTGGAGATGCAGGAGCAAACCCAGAATCCAGGCCATGGTGATGGTTGACTTCTGCTGCTGGGGCAAATTCTGCatctgctgctgggccaaacTCAGAGCCCATAACGTGCTGAGCTTTGTTatctgctgctggagcaaatcccaaatccaagGTATGGTGAGgttctgtgtctgctgctggggcaaaccccaaatccatgtTCTGGTGGGACTCCAcacctgctgctggagcaaatcccaaatccatgTTCTGGTGAGATTCCAcacctgctgctggagcaaatcccaaatccatgTTCTGATGAGATTCCACACCTACTGCTGgagcaaaccccaaatccacgTTCTGGTGGGACTCCACATCTGCTGCTGGGGCAAATCCGAAATCCATGGCCTGGTGGGACTCCACATCTGCTGCTGGGGCAAATCTGAAATCCATGGCCTGGTGGGACTCCacccctgctgctggagcaaaCCCCACATCCACCCCATGGTGGGATCCAGCATCTGCTGCCGGGGCGAAGCCGAGCTCTGTCCCCGGGGTGGACACGTCATTGACACctttggcagggctggcttCAGGTGCAGGAGCAAAGCCCCCATCTGTGGCCTGGAaagggctggctgctgctgctgctgctgctgctgctgctgcagggctctggggagctTTGGTGtctccagcagggccagccccagctTTGTCTGCAGGAAGGGATGCGGTGTCGCTGGTGGAAACAGAGGCTGCACCTGGCAGGGACACGGGCACCACAGGTCAGGGAGAACCCCATGGAAACTCCAGacctgctgctttgtgcatgGGGAACACCAGGGCTCCCTCCctgtctcctcctgcctttcagCACCACCTCCTCCCCAGGTGTTCCATCCTTAcccactgctgcctgtgccagagcttctcctgctgcagcccccgtGCCCTGTGTGCACCCCTGTGTGCAGAGGGGCTCccatctgctccagcagcatggATTGCTCCTGTGCCAAAGCTCCCTGATGCCAAACAGCTGGCAGggggccagagctgctggatgctctgccaggagcacattccagcagagccccagcatGGCTGGAGCTGCAAGGCACCTTCAAGATGCCCCAGTTCCAGTCCCACTCCCTTctcctggcagggacacttcccaccaTGCCAGGTTACTCTATCCtagcctgggacacttccagcagccacagctggaagctccctgggaaagctccttttccctctcctgcaggacacagaaAATGCAGTGGGATCACCTGTGTAAGCCCAGCAGGTTTTCCAAGAGCAGGAAAAGTCCTGATACACTCCAAAGCCACACACTTCATTGTAAACATGGTTTGTGCTGGTGGTGGGGTTTGGTTGGTGCTCGAGCAGGAGCTCTGGCACTTCTGACACAAAATCCTCCCATGAATCACAAATTCCCTCTATTCCTTCAAATTGGCCTCGTTCATTTTTCACACAGTATCTCCTAACACTGAGCTGGTAGCTACAAACCAACATTTGTCACTTCACAGCACAATCAAACCTCTGCATTTAAGCTCCTATTTGCCTAAATCCCCTTGAAGGAGGTTTTTCAGTCAGTTTTTGTTTAATGTTTCAGCTGTCCAGAGGCAAGCTTTTCCAAATGATCAGTGCCAGAAGCACTGGatctctctgctgcagctcctcatctCGACAGCCCCAAGCTCTGCCCACCCTCTGTGTCCTGCAGCTCAGTGCCCTGAACATCTCCCTTCTATTGCTGACGACCAAAAAACAACATTTCTACTGATTTTTTGAGTCACATCTAAAAATATCCTCCCCAACCAGTGGAAAATGTATGAAATCTAATTTAGATACTTAAACTGAAGtcagaaagaaataggaaaatctAAAAAGTCACTTGTAAAATGGTATTTAAGGATCCATTTAGATAAAACAAGTATTTTAGTGAACCAAACCAAAAGGATCCATCATGCACCAGCCCTCATTTGGGTTTGactttgttgtgggttttttaagtgGTATCATGATCTTCTCCAAAAGAAAACGTAAAGATTGTGATTTTACATGTGAATAAGACTGTAAATAGATAGATATTAAAAGCAGTATGGATGATTCCTGGAGAATTAGGAAAACGAGTGGGATGAAGTATTAGGAAACTGGACAACAACTGGCACTATGAGTCTGTGTATAAATAcgttaaaaatgttttttttttaaagagaattttttaaaaaggacagGTTAGAGGTCCTTGTGAGTAGATCTGGCACCTGGGGCCATGGGTCaggggtggccttggcagtgctggggaagggtTGGACCTGGTGACCTCAGGGGCTTTCCCCCCTAAACcattccctccctctgctgtaCCACAGCCTTGGGATTTTCCTGGAGCTCAACTGTGGAGACAGCAAAGAGCCACGGAATCAGCTCCTGGACTGGGACACAAGTGAGCAGGTTTGCTGCTCCTCCCTcacctgcaggcacagcagatcTGTTCCCACCTCGCTGTGTTTCCCCCAGGAGAGGCAATTCCATGCTCTCCCACCCTCTGCCCCCTCCAGGCCGCAGGActcacctggagctgcagccttggctccctcagtggctgcagcctctgctggcagggcaggggctgaggcaggaaggctcccaggggctgctgctgccgtggGGCTCTCGGGCAGGCTCGTCCTTATGGCttctgtggctgcagggggCACTGCCAACAGAAGCAGCTGGGATCAGCTCCTGGAGAGGCCTCGgatcatggagctgctgggatggggggacacccccaggtgctgcctcagccagcccagggagggaatCCCCCTCAGCTCACAGAGAATCAGCTCTGATTGCCCACTCTCAGGGAAGTAATTTGTGCAACACCCAGGAAAACTCTTGAATCCCGGGAGAAGTGGCAAAGCTGGGGAGGGTTGTGCTACAAACCCTCCCAGTTCCAGAAACACTTCCTACCCATGACCAGGGTGAAACTGTTCTCAGCTTCTTCACAGAAATAAAGATCCCATTATGGGTCAAGTTTTGTAATGCACACAAATTCCCAGTGGGATAATGCTCCAGTGGAGCTTCAAAGATTTATCTGTGACCACCAGGATTTAAAGGTAATTGTAAAATCCCAGAaaggtttgggtgggaagggaccttcagGATCATCCAATCCCACccgtgccatggcagggacacctcccactgtcccaggctgctcccagccccagtgtccagcctggcctgggacactgccagggatccaggggcagccacagctgctgtgggcaccctgtgccagggcctgcccaccctccagccaggaattccttcccaatatcccatccaacccCACtccctttcagtttaaagccattcccacTCCTCAAAGACTCATTTCCATTCTAAACTGATGTGAGCAGCAGAAGCAGTGCTGTCCTTGGCCAGCtcccacatggctctgtcccagcctggTGTCCCTTGAGGAGGCAGACAAGGAGAGGAGCTGGTTCTGCTGCTCAGGAGCTCTCTGCCAACACTTCCTGCAGATCAGCTCACAGCTAGTTTTTACCTGGTGGCTCAACAAAGTAAGAGGTATCTGGTCCCTTCATGTCCTGCTGAGCTCCCATCCAGTATTCTTCAGGGGCTGTGGGAAACAAACACACTGAGTCCTGCCCTGACCCCACAGGGCTTTGATTTCCCAGGGGAAGGTTTGactctgctgggtttggggttcaTCCTCAGGGAATTTCAATTCCCTCTACAAGAGTCAGCAGAACCTCTGTTCTCCCAGGATTATTGGGAGTGAGAGCTCCCATCAGACAAGAGTTACACTCAGCACTGACCCCAGGAGCCAAAAGAGGAGTTTCTTTCCTCAGTTCTCTTGGGCAAGTGGCTCTGGGTAGCCCTGCCTAAGCAGGGGGGCTGGAAAAGTTCCAACCTCAACCTTTCTGTGACCTCCTAATGTAGAATCCCAGcgtggtttgggctggaagggaccttaaagctcatctcatgggcagggacacctcccactgtcccaggctgctccaagcctcctccagcctggccttgggcactgccagggatgcaggggcagccacagctgctctggctgtgccagggcctcacaagCAGAGCACTCCCCTGAACCAACAGCTGTCCATGCCAAGAGGAAACAGTCCAATCTTGACTCATTTTATGTATCAATTCCCCACCAAGATTCTTTAGGACTCGTAAAGTGGGATTTCCCAGCTGCAAACCCTCCAAACCCAGCCAGTCAGAGGAAACATTTGCTTCTCACCTGCTTTTCCTGGCAGGAATTCTGTGCCTGACTCGAGGCCCATGAAGGCTGATGGGTCCAGAGCCTCTGCAGGGGAATAGAGGGACCCCAGGAAAGGTTGTTCAGGTCCCATCATGGATCCATGTGGAGCTAAGGAAATAACAAAACTTTTGTTAATCACCAGCCCTAATGACTCCTCTCCTAAATTTCAAGTCCTACCACACTTGGACTGTTCTGCACAGCAGCAGTTCAGATAAATCTGCATCAAATGTTAGTTCTGCATCACAAACCATCAATTCTGTATTTAACAGAACCTTCTGACAAGGTTTAAGTGAGTAAACACaggcaaattattttctttggctTTCTGCTTCTGCTCCCATGAATTCCAGCTGGTAATCCCTTAATAATCCAATATTGATATAATAATccaagagctgaaatcctgaagAGCACTTTGCAGCAACAGCTCCTGAGTATCTGGGTTTTAGCCATCAAAacaagagcaggggaaaaaaagggccTGTGAATTTACAGCTGTGGAAACCTCCCTTGTGGATCCCCTGATGGGGAGACCCCTAAAAAGTTCTGTGCCAGGATTGAGAGATGGATGggacttttggtttttttggtcttcaggttgtttatttttctcttatcCAAATTCTGCACACCATCTACATCTCAGACTTAGTGTACAAAGAGAAGGCACCAAGAGCACCAGGTTCAAGGCCTTTTTTAACTCTTAGAATGTATTTTAGTTCTACCTTTCTACTAAGAAAGGTAGAAATGGGTTCCAACATCAACCTGAATTTTCAGTACATGAAAATGAACCTTCAATCAACGTCCTGGGGTTCCAACATCAGCCTGAATTTTCAGCACAAGAAAGACAAGAgagagcagtgcccagctggcagctggggagggctgtgcagggcagctcACCAAGGATGTCCCTGGCAGCGTCGGCGTGGTGGCCCGGGAACAGCGGCGCGCTCCTCATGTCCGTGGGGAAGGACAGCTCGGGCAGGTTCTCCCCTCTGTGCACACTGAAGGGGTCTGGCAGAGACACAGGCAGGCAGGGTCAGCACtcagggtgacagggacaccacacaggggacagggagcacCATTGGAACAAGAGGGTGGAGATGCAGCAGGTTCCAAGGCTGCACTTCCAAGGAAAGGCTGCTTTTGGAGCAAACCCTTTCCCAGTTAGAATTTACACCCTCAGTTGCTCAGGCTGATTCATGGGGAAAGGGGACCATGACTgttcctggagaaactgtgccctCCCCTCCAGGAGGAGCCACCTGCCCTGATGGACACAGCCCATGAATCTGAGTCAGGAGCacgggctgggctcagctcagcctAGAGCAGGGGAAGGTGTGGGATctctgagctctcccagccaggagctgcacccCAGTATGAACTGGGGTGATGGACTGGTACTTTAACCAAGTCACTGGGACACTGAAACAtcccccagtgtcccaggcagactgtccctggatccctggcagtgtcccaggccaggctggacagggcttggagcagcctgggacagtgggaggtgtccctgccatggcaggggtggcactgggtgggctttaagtccctgtcacccctgccctctggcagtgggagccattccctgtgtcctgtccctccaggccttgtccccagtccctctccagctctcctgaagccccttcaggccctgcaaggggctctgagctctccctggagccctctcctctccaggtgagcgcCCTATTCCAGACACTTGGATTTCCTCCAGTTAAACCCAGCTCAGGGGGATTTGGCTGTGGGCTCTGGCTCATTTTCATGCCAGAAGTGTTCCCTGAAGGGCTGAGAGCCCAGCCTGAACTGTTCCCATGCCCACAGTGGGCTGGGATGTCAAGCTCAGGTGAGCTGAGTGAATTCCTTTATAAACCTGTCAGATTATTTGAGATGCCAAGACAACATCTTGCCTCAGAGCAACGTGCagaatattttgattttgaGCTGTTTACAACAGTATTGCCTGGTCTGAACAACTGCCTTCTTTCCAGttaaaaaaccaaccccaaaaaacaaggggaaaaaaccagcaTGACTGAAAGCAATTTAAAACTACAGGAGATCTTGCTGATGTTCCCTCTTTGCCCAGAAGTTGGATGGTGTGGAAAAAATGGGCTGCTCAGATCTCTGGGCCAACCCACCTCTGCtccagagggaaaaggggaggagTGGGAGAGCTgaaatttcccctctttctccCCAAGGAACAAGGAATTACAGGGATGGTGGTCGGGAGATCCTTTACACCACTGGCCAGAGAATCCTCTCTTTGGGAGGGAAATCATCCTCCCATTTTTTCCAAAGAGTGGCACATCAATATTgaataaatcaaattatttctCTGAGTCTGATCTCTGCTCCATGATGGGAGCTCTAAGCAGAATCTCATTTATATTCAACTGGAAGAGCAACACAGGGGACACTGATCCTGAACTTTATGTGGTGCCTGCACAGGTGTGCAAGACACTCAAGGACATGAAACCTAAAGAAATGTGGTTTCATGCAACAAATAAACTAAAATATTCATATTATTCAGGTCAAAAGAACACTGGGTGCCAGGCCAGGTATGTAAATTGTTCCTAATTAACAAATAATGTAACATCTGGCTCTTGAGCAGAACAACACCAACATCCCATTCCTGCACCCACACAGCAACAGGAGGGAAAACCCAAGAAACTTGTGGCTCTTCCAGTTCTTCCATGCATCATTTCTTATCCTTGTAAAAATACATCGGTTCTTTACAGTCAGTAAGAAAATCATGCCCTAAGCAGGCCTACAGTActtgaaaatatattaaaaaaaaaaaaaaaagaagttctaTCCTGTATCTTCCCAGGTTGATCGCCTGGGATAATCTGGGCAGGACCCACATTTCTCAGGTTCTCCTGGAGCCAGCAAGCAATTTCATTTCAaaaaaatgagggggaaaaagagaaaatggagGGGAAGCTGCTGGGTGAAAGTGTATCGGTGTGCAGAGCTGATTTGCACAAGGTGCAGCTCGTGTTCAGCAGTGTCAGCAACTGCAGAGGTGTGgctgtgacacagggacaggcactgcctggggacactgcaggtcAGAGGGACACATCTGCACTGAAACCCAcagtgctcacagcagctcagctgtaGGAGTCCCCCAACACCTGCTCTGggcatagaatcccagaattatTAGGGTTGGAAAAGAGTTCCAAGACAATCAActccaacctttgaccaaatACCCCCGAACACATCACAAAATGCTGAGTCTGCTTgggctttgaacacttccaaggatgggggctcagcactgccctgggcagcctctgccaacACTGAACCTCTCTTGAGTGAAGGAATTTCCCAAtttccaccctgagcctgccctggcccagcctgaggccgctccctctgctcctgtccctgttccctgggagcacagcccgacccccccggctgtgccctcctggcaggagctgtgcagagccacaagggccccctgagcctcctttgctccaggctgagcccctgcccagctccctcagggattctgcagcccctgcccagctccctcagggattctccagcccctgcccagctccctcagggattccccagcccctgcccagctccctcagggattctgcagcccctgcccagctccctcagggattctgcagcccctgcccagctccctcagggattctgcagcccctgcccggctccctcagggattctgcagcccctgcccagctccctcagggattctgcagcccctgcccagctccctcagggattctccagccccttcccagctccattccctggactcactccagcccctccagggctctcctgctggaggggcccagagctgcccccagggttccagggggtccctcagcagggtcagcacaggggacaatccctgccctagGCTCGTgtccagctgctgtcaccagcccctgtgcccagcctggaggtTCCATGGGGTGATGGTGCCCTGAGGGCAGGACCTGGCCCTTGGCCCGTGgatccagcctgtgctgatccccctggagcctcctgccctgcagcacagccacatccaCCCACCATGCTGGCATGACCACGGAGGGGTCACCCCATGCCCTCACCACCATCCCCTGGGGGGAtcccctcagcagggctgggcccaaaaccaaaaaccaactcACAGGGGGTCCAGGGGCTGCTGAAGGCCATGAGGGGAGCAGGAGCCCGCTCAGGGATGGAGTCTGCAGCCCATgaggggagcaggagcccctcaGGGATGCCATgaggggagcaggagccccCTCAGGGATGGAGCCTGCAGTCCATgaggggagcaggagccccCTCAGGGATGGAGCCTGCAGTCCATAAGAGAAGCAGGAGCCCCTTAGAGATGGAGCCTGCAGTCCATGACTgaggggagcaggagcccctcaGGGATGTCATgaagggagcaggagccccCTCAGGGATGTCATgaagggagcaggagcccctcaGGGATGGAGCCTGCAGTCCAtaagaggagcaggagccccttaGAGATGGAGCCTGCAGCCCATGAATgaggggagcaggagcccctcaGGGGTGCCATgaagggagcaggagccccttCAGGGATGGAGCCTGAAGCCCATgaggggagcaggagcccctcaGGGATGCCATAaggggagcaggagcccctcaGGGATGCCATgaggggagcaggagcccctcaGGGATGCCATGAGGGGAGCAGGAACCCCTCAGGGATGCCATgaggggagcaggagcccctcaGGGATGCAGCCTGCAGTCCATGAGGTCCCCCAGCTGCTGAAATCAGggtgctccagctcctgagccATCCTACCAGCCATGTCCATGGGTTTGAAGCACAGGtccctctcctctgctgcccaggTGTCGTTGCGATCCAGGAACTCT from Agelaius phoeniceus isolate bAgePho1 chromosome 1, bAgePho1.hap1, whole genome shotgun sequence includes these protein-coding regions:
- the MAP4 gene encoding microtubule-associated protein 4 isoform X3 yields the protein MADLDHSLSLADALTEPPPDVEEEVKRDFIATLEAEKFDDVVGETVDKTDYVPLLDDEEQARPGSQEPKSKGHVDGIAVEHSSASGPMVVENGDHGLQDHHTVFPGEIMDEKMSYKEFLDRNDTWAAEERDLCFKPMDMADPFSVHRGENLPELSFPTDMRSAPLFPGHHADAARDILAPHGSMMGPEQPFLGSLYSPAEALDPSAFMGLESGTEFLPGKAAPEEYWMGAQQDMKGPDTSYFVEPPVPPAATEAIRTSLPESPTAAAAPGSLPASAPALPAEAAATEGAKAAAPGAASVSTSDTASLPADKAGAGPAGDTKAPQSPAAAAAAAAAAASPFQATDGGFAPAPEASPAKGVNDVSTPGTELGFAPAADAGSHHGVDVGFAPAAGVESHQAMDFRFAPAADVESHQAMDFGFAPAADVESHQNVDLGFAPAVGVESHQNMDLGFAPAAGVESHQNMDLGFAPAAGVESHQNMDLGFAPAADTEPHHTLDLGFAPAADNKAQHVMGSEFGPAADAEFAPAAEVNHHHGLDSGFAPASPAKPDPAVDGGNVAAQPGPAAAPSSAVSGELLTSEAALQQDKAPAEATAKVEAESKVAEVCVDHSEEMKDRKPPPSPREEEIPGKSKQPPEAAAEAKEALENKDLPEKSAPAENGETQKEEAEHNHVQHTEPQEGKTLQEPTGKAEEPKAAEAVSGNDITAPPNKELPPSPEKKTKPAASSSTAKAAAAKAKASGSTSPKRPSSATPGTNKKPTSPSAAPAPGTASKRPGTSSTRPSTLTPKETKPKVADAKPAEKRTSLSKPPSSTAPKTPSRSSSAAPRTTAPSPVTAAAAAKTTAPTPPKRPTSIKTDAKPADAKKPPAKSPSADSSRPKSAPGSATKSSATTPSTAASSVPGTAPSRPKPKAAAPKAATASTVSADAKRAAGKAAGSKGSTGPAARAPRPASAAGPDLRNVRSKVGSTDNIKHQPGGGKVQIVSKKANYSHVQSKCGSKDNIKHVPGGGNVQIQNKKVDLSKVSSKCGSKANIKHKPGGGDVKIENQKLNFKEKAQAKVGSLDNVGHSPAGGAVKAEGGAEPAQLPPANGAGPEPGALPAAPALRENGVGPALAALGTADQREMQSLDTHIQETN
- the MAP4 gene encoding microtubule-associated protein 4 isoform X4, with the protein product MADLDHSLSLADALTEPPPDVEEEVKRDFIATLEAEKFDDVVGETVDKTDYVPLLDDEEQARPGSQEPKSKGHVDGIAVEHSSASGPMVVENGDHGLQDHHTVFPGEIMDEKMSYKEFLDRNDTWAAEERDLCFKPMDMADPFSVHRGENLPELSFPTDMRSAPLFPGHHADAARDILAPHGSMMGPEQPFLGSLYSPAEALDPSAFMGLESGTEFLPGKAAPEEYWMGAQQDMKGPDTSYFVEPPVPPAATEAIRTSLPESPTAAAAPGSLPASAPALPAEAAATEGAKAAAPGAASVSTSDTASLPADKAGAGPAGDTKAPQSPAAAAAAAAAAASPFQATDGGFAPAPEASPAKGVNDVSTPGTELGFAPAADAGSHHGVDVGFAPAAGVESHQAMDFRFAPAADVESHQAMDFGFAPAADVESHQNVDLGFAPAVGVESHQNMDLGFAPAAGVESHQNMDLGFAPAAGVESHQNMDLGFAPAADTEPHHTLDLGFAPAADNKAQHVMGSEFGPAADAEFAPAAEVNHHHGLDSGFAPASPAKPDPAVDGGNVAAQPGPAAAPSSAVSGELLTSEAALQQDKAPAEATAKVEAESKVAEVCVDHSEEMKDRKPPPSPREEEIPGKSKQPPEAAAEAKEALENKDLPEKSAPAENGETQKEEAEHNHVQHTEPQEGKTLQEPTGKAEEPKAAEAVSGNDITAPPNKELPPSPEKKTKPAASSSTAKAAAAKAKASGSTSPKRPSSATPGTNKKPTSPSAAPAPGTASKRPGTSSTRPSTLTPKETKPKVADAKPAEKRTSLSKPPSSTAPKTPSRSSSAAPRTTAPSPVTAAAAAKTTAPTPPKRPTSIKTDAKPADAKKPPAKSPSADSSRPKSAPGSATKSSATTPSTAASSVPGTAPSRPKPKAAAPKAATASTVSADAKRAAGKAAGSKGSTGPAARAPRPASAAGPDLRNVRSKVQIVSKKANYSHVQSKCGSKDNIKHVPGGGNVQIQNKKVDLSKVSSKCGSKANIKHKPGGGDVKIENQKLNFKEKAQAKVGSLDNVGHSPAGGAVKAEGGAEPAQLPPANGAGPEPGALPAAPALRENGVGPALAALGTADQREMQSLDTHIQETN